Proteins from one Sylvia atricapilla isolate bSylAtr1 chromosome 1, bSylAtr1.pri, whole genome shotgun sequence genomic window:
- the LOC136357743 gene encoding zinc finger protein 282-like, with product MAEWAPAQVQEWNMEAPHLMPLQPPLLPERAHVREAQLHSAEASLWTVVATVQAMERKIDLLATRLLSLEGRSGTAEKKLLDCEKTAMEFGNQLESKWAVLGTLIQEYGLLQRRLENVENLLKNRNFWVLRLPPGPRGEVPKVPVTFVDIAVYFSAEEWKNLEEWQKELYNNLVKENYEALLSLDGALSRSEAQPRSERGDGPCVPEQRELEQRELPPDACAESLISTSDILSRIKQEVAFVGEQQFPEERGMPPDPCAGADALITAHDFLSWIKQEEEPCVREPWELPEREMLPPGPGPASEGLLVKTEERCPHAEPPEEVGLPGSSGELLFPGTGFGTPEGQAAVPAAVALPAQHRLGKAPGAEAAPGADSGAVPAAPPAPAEERPHGCAECGKSFSGKKSLRIHQRSHAAERPYPCAECGKSFNCHSGLVRHQMIHRGERPYKCSECGKCYSRKEHLQNHQRLHTGERPFACAQCGKSFIRKQNLLKHQRIHTGERPYQCPACGRSFRYKESLKDHQRVHGAEAGPPPLPPPGILPPGD from the exons ATGGCCGAGTGGGCGCCCGCCCAG GTGCAGGAGTGGAACATGGAGGCCCCTCACCTGATGCCGCTGCAGCCGCCGCTGCTGCCGGAGCGGGCGCACGTGCGGGAGGCGCAGCTGCATTCCGCCGAGGCCTCGCTCTGGACCGTGGTGGCCACGGTGCAGGCCATGGAGAGGAAGATCGACCTCCTGGCCACCCgcctgctcagcctggagggcCGCTCCGGCACGGCCGAGAAGAAGCTCCTGGACTGCGAGAAGACGGCCATGGAATTTGGGAACCAGCTGGAGAGCAAGTGGGCCGTGCTGGGCACCCTCATCCAGGAGTACGGGCTGCTCCAGCGGCGCCTGGAGAACGTGGAGAACCTCCTGAAGAACAGGAATTTCTGGGTGCTGCGGCTGCCCCCCGGCCCCCGGGGTGAGGTCCCCAAG GTGCCAGTGACATTTGTTGACATCGCCGTCTACTTCTCAGCGGAGGAGTGGAAGAACCTGgaggagtggcagaaagagCTGTACAACAACCTGGTGAAGGAGAACTACGAGGCTTTGCTGTCCCTGG ACGGGGCCCTCTCCAGGAGTGAGGCACAGCCCCGCAGTGAGCGCGGGGACGGACCCTGTGTCCCTGAGCAgcgggagctggagcagagggagctgccaCCGGATGCCTGCGCGG AGTCGCTGATCTCCACCTCCGACATCCTGTCCCGGATCAAGCAGGAGGTGGCCTTCGTGGGGGAGCAGCAGTTCCCGGAGGAGCGGGGGATGCCCCCAGACCCCTGTGCAG GCGCGGACGCCCTGATCACGGCGCACGACTTCTTGTCGTGGATCAAGCAGGAGGAAGAGCCCTGCGTCCgggagccctgggagctgcccgAGAGGGAGATGCTGCCCCCGGGCCCTGGTCCTG ccagcGAGGGGCTGCTGGTGAAGACGGAGGAGCGGTGTCCCCACGCCGAGCCCCCCGAGGAGGTGGGTTTACCGGGCAGCTCGGGGGAGCTGCTCTTCCCCGGCACGGGCTTCGGGACCCCCGAGGGACAGGCGGCGGTGCCGGCGGCGGTGGCTCTGCCGGCGCAGCACAGACTGGGCAAAGCTCCGGGCGCCGAGGCGGCTCCGGGGGCCGATAGCGGGGCCGTCCCCGCGGCACCGCCGGCTCCCGCCGAGGAGCGGCCGCACGGCTGCGCCGAGTGCGGGAAGAGCTTCAGCGGCAAGAAAAGCCTGCGGATCCACCAGCGCAGCCACGCGGCCGAGCGGCCCTACCCGTGCGCCGAGTGCGGCAAGAGCTTCAATTGCCACTCGGGGCTGGTGCGGCACCAGATGATCCACCGCGGCGAGCGGCCCTACAAGTGCTCCGAGTGCGGCAAGTGCTACAGCCGCAAGGAACACCTGCAGAACCACCAGCGGCTGCACACCGGCGAGCGCCCCTTCGCCTGCGCCCAGTGCGGCAAGAGCTTCATCCGCAAGCAGAACCTGCTCAAGCACCAGCGCATCCACACCGGGGAGCGCCCGTACCAGTGCCCCGCCTGCGGCCGCAGCTTCCGCTACAAGGAATCGCTCAAGGATCACCAGCGGGTCCACGGAGCCGaggcggggccgccgccgctgccgccgcccgggATCCTGCCTCCCGGGGACTAG